A genomic segment from Lagopus muta isolate bLagMut1 unplaced genomic scaffold, bLagMut1 primary scaffold_226, whole genome shotgun sequence encodes:
- the LOC125687807 gene encoding shematrin-like protein 2 isoform X2 translates to MGFGDPQWGLGSPMGLGDLQWGLRTLNGIWGHLWGWGSPMGFGDPHWDLGTPNGIWGHLWGLGTPYGVWGHLWGLGTPNGVGGFLIGFGVTYGVGGPPLIFGVTYGVWGPSMGFGVTYGVGVTYGVWGPPIGFGDPHWDLGSPMGFWGPPLGFGVTYGVLGNPHWDLGSLMGSGGPPMGFGVSYGVWGPPMGFGVSYGVWGPPMGFGVTYGVWGPPMGFGVSYGVWGPPMGFGVSYGVLGTPNGIWGHLWGWGTLNGIWGHLWGLGDPQWDLGSPMGFGDPQWGLGSPMGFGVTYGVWGTPMGFGDPPMDLGSLMGLGDPQWDLGSPMGFGGLLWDLGSLMWFRGPPMGFGDP, encoded by the exons atggggtttggggacccccaatggggtttggggtcacctatggggttgGGGGACCTGCAATGGGGGCTGAGGACCcttaatgggatttggggtcacttatggggttgggggtcacctatggggtttggggaccccCATTGGGATTTGGGGACccccaatgggatttggggtcacctatggggtttggggaccccttatggggtttggggtcacttatggggtttggggaccccTAATGGGGTTGGAGGATTCCTCataggatttggggtcacctatggggttgGGGGGCCCCCTTTGAtatttggggtcacctatggggtttggggaccctcaatggggtttggggtcacttaCGGGgttggggtcacctatggggtttggggaccccCCATAGGTTTTGGGGACCCtcattgggatttggggtcacctatggggttttggggacCCCCtctgggatttggggtcacctatggggttttggggaACCCccattgggatttggggtcacttatgggaTCTGGGGGACCCCca atgggatttggggtctcctatggggtttggggacccccaatggggtttggggtctcctatggggtttgggggcctccaatggggtttggggtcacttatggggtttggggacccccaatgggatttggggtctcctatggggtttggggacccccaatgggatttggggtctcctatggggttttggggacccccaatgggatttggggtcacctatggggttgGGGGACCCtcaatgggatttggggtcacttatggggtttgggggacccccaatgggatttggggtctcctatggggtttggggacccccaatggggtttggggtctcctatggggtttggggtcacctatggggtttggggtactccaatggggtttggggaccccccaatggatttggggtcacttatggggctgggggacccccaatgggatttggggtcacctatggggtttgggggcctcctatgggatttggggtcacttatgTGGTTTCGGGGTCCTccaatggggtttggggacccctaa